From the Nematostella vectensis chromosome 7, jaNemVect1.1, whole genome shotgun sequence genome, the window ATCAAGGTACTATAATATGTATTCTAAAGATCCTCGTTGATTCGTATTTTTTCTCTCTGGCAGGTGCGTAACATTACGTTCCAAGATTTTGTCAACTCGCTGCAGATTATCCGGCCAAGCGTGGGTCCCGAAACTCTCAAAGCTTACGACGACTGGAACCGACTGTACGGCAGCAACGCGTAGCTAAACGGGGGCTTGGGCCGAGGAAACGGCCAGTCAAGTAAAGAACTcgccatttttaaaacaagtaGGAAACTGAGTTCGAGATTACGGCGAAAAGAATTGTGGTATCGCTCAGCTTGATACAAAGTGGACGTGTTTTAGAAAAGCaactaaaaataaatcagGTAGGAAAATGATTTCGTAAGCCCTTTAATTTAGCTTAGAGCGGGGTTAAGAAGTATTGTAAAATATCTTGATAAATACAGATGGATTTAATTTTGTCCATATAGCAGTTGAATTACCAAATAACAGGTCTGCCCGAGGAAtgtatatcaaaataaaagcCTTAAAATAGTGCTTCCTGTATTTTATGTCGGCAAGATGACACCGGCTCAAGCACGTTCTATTCCGCGCGCACGCTTATGTTTGCCGGCATCTCCACAAggattctcgagtgcaaccttttATTGAAATACGGTATGTATACGGTGAACAAAAGTAGGCCTGACTTTTCTCTAGGCGAGTGTATCATCAGCTATACTACcactaataataaaacattactGTAAAATACAGGGTGTTTTTGTATGGCATAGTCAATATGTAGTCTGTCCTGAAGTTTTCGCTCCACGTTAACTACTACCTGTTTGTTGCACAATATTAAACTTCTGGACACGCGAGAAGCATTTACGCGTGCGAAAACATTCACAGTATTTACGGAAGCTGATAGCATTTTTTCTCTCTTAGCCAATCAAGATTGAATAGCATAGGGGAGGATttcatctgaaaaaaaatgtttattgccaaaaaaattaaacacttatattttattttgcaaacgTCACATGCTTCACTTTGACGGATGTCGGAATCCCAAAATATAAATAGCTCACaaatacaataaatacaaACGAAGTTTTTGAAATCTTTTAGCTGCTCGTGGTAAGCGCTATGCTTAAAGTACAGAAAAGGAAACTTTAAAAGTACAGAAGCCGAGAACTGGCTTCCTACAGCTTGTCACAGACGTTCTTATTGGGTTTCTTCTGATGGGTATTGAAGTGGAGACAGGAGACACTCTCACCCTCCCCATGCACAGGAGACCCGATAAGGGCGTCTTCAACTAAGCTGCTAGAAAtaaagtttaatttttttttgaacgccgtaagataaaataaaatatggagCTTTTTGCCCTAATCCCGGCGCTCTGAGTATATTATATATAGTTATAAAAATACTTATTCGAATAAAATAGATTATGATAATAACCTCTTAACAATACatgttttctgttttcagtgttcaaacttAATGCTTTTGTAATtggattatttaaaaaatatagcaataattttgataattttgaaAGAAAGCTGCTATAAGTCTTTGAAAAAGGATTCTAAGAACAAAATAATTCTAAGAATAAGATTTCTAAGAGTAATGGTTTCTTAGAATGATCGAAGGATTCTAAAATTAAAGATTCTAAGAGTAATGGGTTGTAAGAAAAACTATTTTAAGAATGAAGGATTCCAACAAAATGGATTCTAACAAAGAGAATCTTAAGAATGAAGGATTCTAAAAGCCGCACGTGTCAACTCCACCCAGAAACCCTGATAAGCGCGAGTAAATACCTAAACGTCCTCCCAACATTCGACACGTAAATCTGATAACACGTGACTCTCAAGTGACCAATCACAGAGTCTAATCTAGCCTTGAGCCTGCAGTGCCAGCTATCGCAGTCTTGCAGGCGTTGCTTAGTAACGGCACGTATACAGCACCGAGACATGGTGAGAAAGCTCTGCGCAGCCGCACTCGTATGCAGCTGGCGGTCTATGCTGCGCAGAAGATCGTTCGTCTTGAGGATTAGAAGAAGCTGGCGCGGGACACGGTCCAGCAGGTCCGCTATGTGGGTCAGGTACTCCGCCACACCGCTACGAATCTCCTCCGCCTGCAACAAAGACAagtcttaaagccgcattgtcgccagtttacttccggagggccgacggaaacctcaaccgaaaagagacaaaagaatatatcagaatccgcgctatttaacaggccatcccgCTCTAAGTTATCATCACATCCTCagagaaacttccaatagacacactgccttcttaaatttgaaaacattttcgctttttccgtaaaaaatcatcggagattgtcgGCCGGAAGTAAAATGGGGACAATACATGTGGTAACGTGACACGGGCATGGTGTGACGTGATGTGGCATTACACAGAGTAATGTCACGCAGGTAACATGGCAGGTGTGTCTGGCTTAAAGTGGGATGCCATTGCGTGACAGATGCGCTAGCGTGACGTGCGATGTGTGACGTACCTCTTGATCGGTCACGGGTCCATTGTCTATGCCGTCTGAAGTGATTATATTCCAAGACCTCGCTGTCAGCATGCACGCAAACAGACCGTACAAGTCCCCCACGCCGAGCTCCGTGCTGTACTTCTTAATCCCTTCTACGTCTGACGCAATGAGGCTCTGCCACAGCTTGCAGTATTGGACACGGAACTCGTCAGTCAGTTGCTGgagaaaacaaaatgtcaaGATCTGTAGCCTCTAATCAACAGGGGCCTGATTCAACGACGATGGCGATGCTAGGAAAACGTGATCTTACGCAAATGGAACGGTGACGACATAAAATAGTAGAAGGCTCAAAGAGTTATACGTGAAATGTACTGTCTTATACACCTCAGACCGTTTTCCCGAAGGCAAGATCGTTCTTCTCTATTGAATCGTTTCTTCACCCGAAGGCAAGTTCGTTCACCCGAAGGCAAGACGGTTTTTCCCCTTCCCGAAGGCAAGATCGTTTTTCCGGTTATTTAAGACGTGAGAGTTAGACCTGAAGGCGATGACCTTCGATTTTCAATTATCGTTTACCCTTCAACGAGGTCGCATCCTCAAAGgcgattttcaaaacaaaaacaaaacaaaagtatCAGAGTTCATTTTTATCTCGAATTAAAGTCTACAATACTCACATTGTACAATCCATGGTCAAGCAACACGATCTCCACACTCCCATTACAGTCCTTCCTGACCAGAACATTGCCAGGGTGCGGGTCACAGTGTACGTAACCTGTCACGAATATCATCTCACTGTACAACTCCCCAAGCTtgcgggatacctgtgtcgTGCGAGACAGTTAGCAACTCTTACTTTGCTTTGCATAGCTTAGAGAGTTATGAGACATGTTACCGTAGCAACGTTGAATGTTAAACTCCAAGATAACATCCATGATTTTATATACCGTATTTACCCGCGTATAATCCACACCTCAATtttcaaggtttttttttttttcaaaaaaaaaattcgaaaaCCCTTAGCTTATTTTCCAGAAAAAAGTTAGAAATGAGGAACAacgaaaaaagaaacagaagtGTCAAAATAAAGGACTTCAATTGCTTGAACGTGATGAGTGTTCCGATTCacaattcattttatttacttatacATTAGTATTGTAAATGCTTTTCTTAATCTGAACTTGAAGGTGATAATCACTTTGTACCTTTTAGGCATAAGCAGCGCACTTAGCACAACTGTAAAGCTGTTATTATCATTGCTGACCGTTTGCATTTTCACATGGAACATCGAAAAGGGCGCTTGTGTTTGTTCACGGCAATTTCTTCAATTTTGGACGAGGTGCAGTGAGTGTACTGTACTTTAATTTCATTTGACTTATATatgaaaaatctaaaaaaaacttgttggTATTGCAAGGTAAAGAAACGATGACAAACTTGAATGTTACCTCATCAGACATAATCTCATGGTCTTGCATGAACTCTATATCATCCACTTTCCCTCCCTCGCAAAACTCCATGACAAGCACTCGGCGTGATGTCCATTTCCACAGAACCTCAGGCACCTACAAAACAATTGTCAATTGTTTTTTGTCTGGGTCTACATTGCCACACACCACCTTTGCAGTCACTGAGTAGTGTTTCTActattttactattttttacAAGGCAGCTAAGAATTACTAAAGTTAATGCTTGTTTTAGCAAGACATTGCTTCGAAAAAGTTCATATTAAAAAAGctcccccctaaaaatatacagtaatataaagaattaattaattaatatgaGAATGACTAAATACAAAGTTCTTTCTCATTACTTATAAAACCTCACAACCATTTTCTGACTTATGATGCCTTGAATTTCCATTCCACAAGACAATTTCAAGCCTTTTTTCATCTGCTGCCTTTAGTTCAATAAAAATTTTAAACTTGAAATAAAGAAGTGACAGTGACTTAGGATGAGTGCCCCACTTTTAAATAAGCTAGCATCCAACCAAGTAAGGGCTCAAGgtgctaaaataagcatttatGACAATTGAGAAAATCTGTTTATTATCAATGAACTTGTGTTATTTGTGCTGACTCGGTACAGTGGAACTCTGTTAATAAGATACCTCCAGGACCCACAGAACTTTCCCCATGAAGTAGGTTGCTTTTATTAATTAAGTGACTGGCCTTATAGCATTAAATACATACCTTCAAAAATGTACAGCTGTTGAAAATCTTGG encodes:
- the LOC5509742 gene encoding aarF domain-containing protein kinase 1, whose product is MMTTGRLWPVCFRGAVVASCCGVSLAFCREDEGQSFIKTNSRLNSSGLVRCGRAVWTVVKISFDYKTTLMGLDRNSEKYSRLMSEVHLRSAVKLRDLCAINGGVYIKGAQYISALDYLLPMEYVETMKVFHNEAPQSTIADIYRTLEEDLGVSPDEVFSRFDVVPIGCASLAQVHKAMLHDGRTVAIKVQHRDVQEHVTVDIYTIELLSKAVAWAFPEFKFTWLVDETKRNLPLELDFTHEGKNAEKVAKIFNSCTFLKVPEVLWKWTSRRVLVMEFCEGGKVDDIEFMQDHEIMSDEVSRKLGELYSEMIFVTGYVHCDPHPGNVLVRKDCNGSVEIVLLDHGLYNQLTDEFRVQYCKLWQSLIASDVEGIKKYSTELGVGDLYGLFACMLTARSWNIITSDGIDNGPVTDQEAEEIRSGVAEYLTHIADLLDRVPRQLLLILKTNDLLRSIDRQLHTSAAAQSFLTMSRCCIRAVTKQRLQDCDSWHCRLKARLDSVIGHLRVTCYQIYVSNVGRTFRYLLALIRVSGWS